One window from the genome of Cuculus canorus isolate bCucCan1 chromosome 12, bCucCan1.pri, whole genome shotgun sequence encodes:
- the DENND4A gene encoding C-myc promoter-binding protein isoform X3, whose translation MEDKGARVADYFVVAGLTDISKPLEEEIHFNDACHKIAKPKEPVTDVTVINKSLGEEVPQGYKCIDVTPSGLSADLNNGSLVGPQIYLCYRRGRNKPPLTDLGVLYDGKERVKQGCEIIQTTPYGRPANISGNASSQRVYITYRRASENMTQNTLAVTDICIIIPSKGETPPHTFCKVDKNLNNSMWGSAVYLCYKKSVAKTNTISYKAGLICRYPEEDYESFPLPESVPLFCLPMGATIECWPSNSKYPLPVFSTFVLTGASAEKVYGAAIQFYELYPEENLTEKQKSQLGLAAAVEGKSDACRTVQTNKCICLLSHWPFFDAFKKFLTFLYRYSISGPHVLPIEKHISHFMHKVPFPSPQRPRILVQLSPHDNLILSQPVSSPLPLSGGKFSTLLQNLGPENAVTLLVFAVTEHKILIHSLRPSVLTSVTEALVSMIFPFHWPCPYIPLCPLALADVLSAPCPFIVGIDSRYFDLYDPPPDVSCVDLDTNTISQTGDKKAIAWKILPKKPCKNLMNTLNNLYQQLAELQQRPREDALMELAMNDYDFNSGKKLHLLDLEIQEAFLCFMASILKGYRSYLRPITEAPSETATDASSLFELQGFLKSRDRSHQKFYTLMTKTQMFIRFIEECSFVSDKDASLAFFDDCVDKVDMDKTGETRLIELDESYKSEHTVFITPPEIPHLPNGEEHPLQYSYNGFPVLKLDLFERPEGLLTAPNNKLSSKASSPNSPSPMFRRTKQEIKSAHKIAKKYSSIPQMWSRCLLRHCYGLWFICLPAYVKVCHSKVRALRTAYDVLQKMHTKKIDPPDEVCYRVLMQLCGQYGQPVLAVRVLFEMQKAGIDPNAITYGYYNKAVLESTWPSSNRGGYFLWMKIRNVVLGIAQFKKALKKLPASTSHTAIPGGLSDFGNNTSFKEETRQGKTCLQDIQEQKEDKRESDSSSLSEVESTKESGDCLPKLNYQNSSNAKAASSIVRLNGTVDNTIAEDSAETSVGLLFTSSFEDVSEAEVIKSKSLRKRHKSAVEPDLREIPWESRNRNLSGDGLVGLMINRINQDPNPGEIVEKLGADAKILSSALQKNIRPKTLNIRTSSLGSKRESLEKESSDEDAAFDCSFTDKTESPVIFDLEDLDAEPETPTAVKSSVEKSRRLQRKSSFPVKPVEKTDVETGFDPLSLLVAETEQQKEEEEEEDDRSVSTPSARRDLAEEIVMYMNNMSSPLSSRAPSIELQKPNDDRNAHKKSPTVIQPCRRSSLPPNSPRPSGLTKSKSYHAKSEEKPRDRLWSSPAYSPNSPAKEQPQDGSSALTLVSSPSFNLDTLLTPKFDVLKSSMFSAGKGVAEKASKWYSKFTMYAASSKDQNSDRASVSSLGALDSESTSLTDEDVCNDFESASPHENTASEIKRIGLSRTSLESSASHDGSSKQFDQCAGSLSKFPLPDKSELISSCSTSSTSVFQNYAMEVLISSCSRCRTCDCLVHDEEIMAGWTADDSNLNTTCPFCGNLFLPFLSIEIRDLRRPGRYFLKSSPSTENMQLPSLFSSRSGKSCNTTATVGLATSLMSVQEDINSNSKSKQHDNICARSIQIPSGRRQNTSGSECTSHPVARSISTFGPLEEDEKENQKINHIIPTGSLPATLQGPTDSLGLEWRLPSPDPITVPYLSPLVVWKELESLLENEGDHAITVADFVDHHPIVFWNLVWYFRRLDLPSNLPGLILTSEHCNKNSKIPRNCMSEDSKYVLIQMLWDNMKLHQDPRQPLYILWNAQTQKYPMVHLLQKDDDSFNQELLRSMVKSIKMNDVYGPMSQILERLNKWPHIKRQRSLYREILFLSLVALGRDNIDIDAFDREYKMAYDRLTASQVKNTHNCDRPPSTGVMECRKIFGEPYL comes from the exons ATGGAAGACAAGGGGGCCCGTGTTGCTGACTACTTTGTTGTCGCAGGATTAACTGATATTTCAAAACCACTGGAGGAAGAAATCCACTTCAATGATGCTTGCCATAAAATCGCTAAACCAAAAGAACCTGTTACAGATGTAACAGTAATTAATAAATCTCTGGGGGAGGAAGTTCCTCAGGGATATAAATGCATAGATGTTACTCCCTCAGGACTGTCTGCAGATCTCAATAACGGTAGTCTTGTAGGACCTCAAATATACCTTTGTTATCGCCGAGGAAGGAATAAGCCTCCACTTACTGATTTGGG GGTTTTATATGATGGGAAAGAAAGAGTAAAGCAAGGCTGTGAAATAATTCAAACTACTCCATATGGTCGGCCTGCCAATATTAGTGGCAATGCCTCATCACAGAGGGTGTACATCACTTACCGAAGAGCATCAGAAAACATGACACAAAACACTCTGGCTGTTACGGATATATGTATAATTATACCAAGTAAAGGAGAAACCCCTCCACATACGTTCTGCAAGGTTGACAAGAATCTTAACAACAGTATG TGGGGTTCAGCAGTATATTTATGTTATAAAAAATCTGTGGCAAAAACCAACACCATATCATATAAAGCTG GTTTAATATGCAGATATCCTGAAGAAGATTATGAATCATTCCCATTACCAGAATCTGTGCCTCTTTTTTGTCTGCCTATGGGTGCAACAATTGAATGTTGGCCGTCTAACAGTAAATACCCTCTCCCAGTTTTTTCTACCTTTGTATTAACTGGAGCTTCTGCAGAAAAG GTATATGGTGCTGCTATCCAGTTTTATGAACTCTATCCTGAAGAGAATctcacagagaaacaaaagtcTCAGCTGGGATTAGCAGCTGCTGTTGAGGGCAAGTCAGATGCATGCAGAACAGTTCAAACGAATAAATGCATCTGTCTGCTCTCTCACTGGCCTTTCTTTGATGCTTTCAAGAAGTTTCTTACCTTTCTGTATCGCTACTCCATTTCTGGTCCACACGTTCTGCCCATTGAAAA gCACATTTCCCATTTCATGCATAAAGTTCCTTTTCCATCCCCTCAGAGGCCAAGAATTCTAGTTCAG CTATCTCCACATGATAACCTGATTCTTAGCCAACCTGTGTCATCACCCCTTCCACTGAG CGGCGGCAAGTTTTCTACACTACTTCAGAATCTAGGACCTGAAAATGCAGTAACCCTACTTGTATTTGCTGTGACGGAACATAAAATTCTCATCCATTCATTGCGACCTTCTGTTCTTACCAGTGTGACGGAGGCATTAGTCTCT ATGATCTTTCCCTTCCACTGGCCTTGCCCGTATATTCCTCTCTGTCCCTTGGCGCTGGCAGATGTTCTAAGTGCACCATGCCCATTCATAGTGGGAATTGATTCAAGATACTTTGATCTCTATGACCCTCCACCAGATGTTAGCTGTGTTGACCTAGATACCAATACAATTTCTCA aacTGGAGATAAGAAAGCTATTGCATGGAAGATCTTACCAAAGAAACCTTGTAAAAATCTGATGAacactttaaataatttatatcaGCAACTGGCAGAAT TGCAACAGAGACCAAGAGAAGATGCGTTAATGGAATTAGCGATGAATGACTACGATTTTAATTCTGGGAAGAAATTGCATCTGTTAGATTTGGAGATCCAAGAAGCATTCCTGTGTTTCATGGCCTCAATACTAAAAGGTTACAGGTCTTACCTCAGACCAATAACAGAGGCACCCTCTGAAACAGCCACAGATGCTAGTTCTCTCTTTGAACTACAAG GTTTCCTCAAAAGTCGAGATCGTTCCCATCAGAAGTTCTACACACTGATGACCAAAACTCAGATGTTCATTCGCTTCATCGAAGAGTGTTCTTTTGTCAGTGATAAGGACGCAAGCCTTGCATTTTTTGATGACTGCGTAGATAAA GTAGATATGGACAAAACTGGAGAAACACGACTTATAGAGCTGGATGAGTCATACAAGAGTGAGCACACAGTTTTCATAACACCACCTGAGATCCCTCATCTGCCAAATGGTGAAGAGCACCCTCTGCAATACAG ctACAATGGATTTCCAGTGTTAAAATTAGATTTGTTTGAGCGACCTGAAGGACTTCTCACAGCACCAAATAACAAACTGTCCTCAAAAGCCAGTAGTCCGAACAGCCCATCGCCCATGTTCAGAAGAACTAAACAG GAAATTAAATCTGCACATAAAATTGCTAAGAAGTACTCATCCATACCACAGATGTGGTCCAGGTGTTTGTTACGTCACTGCTATGGTCTTTGGTTTATCTGCCTTCCTGCATATGTGAAAGTCTGCCATTCAAAAGTCCGGGCTCTGAGAACTGCATATGATGTGCTGCAAAAAATGCATACCAAAAAAATAGATCCTCCTGATGAG GTGTGCTACCGAGTACTCATGCAACTGTGTGGACAGTACGGTCAGCCTGTGCTAGCAGTGAGAGTgctttttgaaatgcagaaagctggtATTGACCCTAATGCGATTACTTACGGCTACTATAATAAG GCGGTTTTGGAAAGTACGTGGCCTTCAAGCAATAGAGGCGGATATTTCCTCTGGATGAAAATACGAAACGTTGTTTTAGGAATAGCACAGTTCAAGAAAGCATTGAAAAAGCTACCAGCAAGCACCTCACATACAGCCATTCCTG GGGGACTTTCAGACTTTGGCAATAATACATCATTCAAAGAAGAAACCAGGCAAGGGAAAACTTGTCTTCAAGATATACAAGAACAAAAAGAGGACAAGAGAGAAAGTGACTCCAGTTCTC TATCCGAAGTGGAGAGCACAAAAGAGAGTGGTGACTGCCTGCCTAAACTAAATTATCAGAACTCAAGTAATGCCAAAGCTGCTTCTAGCATAGTGCGACTCAACGGTACGGTTGACAACACCATAGCAGAAGATAGTGCAG AGACTTCTGTTGGATTGCTGTTTACATCATCTTTTGAGGATGTCAGTGAAGCAGAAGTTATAAAAAGTAAATCCTTAAGAAAGAGACATAAAAGTGCAGTAGAACCTGACTTAAGGGAGATACCATGGGAAAGCAGGAACCGTAACCTGAGCGGAGATGGCTTGGTGGGACTCATgataaatagaataaatcagGACCCAAACCCTGGAGAAATTGTTGAAAAGCTAGGAGCTGATGCCAAAATCCTGTCTAGtgcattacagaaaaatataaggCCAAAGACTCTTAATATCAGAACTTCTTCTTTAGGATCTAAGAGAGAAAGCCTGGAGAAAGAATCTAGTGATGAAGATGCAGCTTTTGATTGCAGTTTTACAGATAAAACAGAGTCTCCTGTTATCTTTGATCTGGAAGACTTGGATGCAGAACCTGAAACACCTACAGCGGTGAAATCCTCCGTTGAGAAATCTAGAAGGCTGCAAAGAAAGAGCAGCTTCCCAGTAAAGCCAGTTGAAAAGACAGATGTTGAAACTGGATTTGATCCACTGTCCCTGCTAGTTGCTGAgacagaacagcagaaagaggaggaggaggaggaggatgataGAAGTGTTTCTACTCCATCTGCAAGACGAGACTTAGCTGAAGAAATAGTCATGTACATGAACAATATGAGCAGCCCTTTGTCAAGTCGTGCCCCAAGCATTGAGTTGCAAAAACCCAATGATGACAGAAATGCTCATAAAAAGAGCCCAACAGTAATCCAGCCTTGTAGGAGGTCCAGCCTTCCCCCGAACTCCCCAAGGCCATCCGGTCTTACCAAATCCAAGAGTTACCATgcaaaaagtgaagaaaagccAAGAGACAGGCTCTGGTCCTCCCCTGCTTATTCCCCAAACAGCCCAGCCAAGGAACAGCCACAGGATGGAAGCAGTGCATTAACACTTGTGTCTTCACCGTCATTCAACTTGGATACGCTGTTGACACCAAAGTTTGATGTCCTAAAAAGCAGCatgttttctgctggaaaagggGTTGCAGAGAAGGCTAGCAAGTGGTATTCAAAATTTACAATGTATGCTGCGTCCTCAAAG gaTCAAAATTCAGACCGAGCAAGTGTTTCATCTCTTGGAGCTCTGGACTCAGAATCTACTTCTCTAACTGATGAAGATGTCTGCAATGATTTTGAAAGTGCTTCTCCTCACGAGAACACCGCATCAGAAATTAAGAGAATTGGCCTCAGCAGGACAAGCCTAGAAAGCTCGGCTTCCCACGATGGCTCATCAAAACAATTTGACCAGTGTG CAGGTTCTCTTTCAAAGTTCCCTCTACCTGACAAATCAGAGTTAATCTCTTCTTGCAGTACAAGTAGTACCAGTGTGTTTCAGAACTACGCTATGGAG GTCCTCATCTCAAGCTGTTCACGATGTCGAACTTGTGACTGTTTGGTTCATGATGAAGAAATCATGGCAGGTTGGACAGCAGATGATTCAAATCTCAATACCACATGTCCATTCTGTGGAAAtctatttctgccttttttaagCATAGAAATCAGAGATCTTCGGCGACCTGGACG TTATTTCCTGAAGTCCAGCCCTTCTACAGAAAACATGCAGTTGCCATCACTTTTTTCCAGTCGGAGCGGGAAGTCCTGTAACACCACAGCTACTGTTGGCCTCGCTACATCTCTGATGTCTGTTCAAGAGGATATAAATTCCAACAG cAAATCTAAGCAGCATGACAATATTTGTGCCAGAAGTATCCAGATCCCCTCGGGAAGAAGGCAGAATACCTCTGGGTCAGAGTGTACAAGTCACCCTGTAGCAAGGAGTATCAGTACTTTTGGTCCGTTGGAAgaagatgagaaggaaaaccagaagatCAACCATATCATTCCTACTGGTAGCCTGCCTGCTACTTTGCAAGGACCAACA GATTCCTTGGGCCTGGAATGGCGCTTACCTAGTCCTGATCCTATCACAGTTCCTTATCTCAGTCCTCTAGTGGTATGGAAAGAGCTTGAGAGCTTACTTGAAAATGAGGGGGATCATGCGATAACAGTGGCAGACTTTGTAGATCATCATCCCATTGTGTTCTGGAATTTGGTGTGGTATTTCAGACGCTTGGACTTGCCCAGCAACTTACCAGGATTGATACTTACTTCTGAGCACTGTAATAAAAACTCCAAG ATTCCACGGAACTGTATGTCAGAGGACAGTAAATATGTTCTGATTCAGATGCTATGGGACAATATGAAATTGCATCAGGATCCAAGGCAGCCTCTGTATATTTTGTGGAATGCTCAGA CCCAGAAGTACCCAATGGTCCATTTACTGCAAAAAGATGATGACTCTTTTAATCAGGAGCTCTTGAGAAGTATGGTGAAAAGCATTAAGATGAATGATGTATACGGACCGATGAGTCAGATATTGGAGAGGCTGAACAAATGGCCACATATTAAAAGACAGCG GAGCCTTTATAGAGAAATTCTATTTCTTTCGCTTGTTGCCCTGGGAAGAGATAACATTGATATAG atgCTTTTGACCGAGAGTACAAAATGGCCTATGATCGTCTCACGGCTAGTCAGGTGAAGAATACTCATAATTGTGATAGACCACCAAGTACTGGAGTGATGGAATGCAGAAAGATTTTTGGAGAACCATATCTTTAA